From a single Ciconia boyciana chromosome 4, ASM3463844v1, whole genome shotgun sequence genomic region:
- the LOC140650593 gene encoding heterogeneous nuclear ribonucleoprotein K isoform X7 encodes METEQQEETFTNTETNDLSTGKRPAEDMEEEQAFKRSRNTDEMVELRILLQSKNAGAVIGKGGKNIKALRTDYNASVSVPDSSGPERILSISADTETIGEILKKIIPTLEEYQHYKGSDFDCELRLLIHQSLAGGIIGVKGAKIKELRENTQTTIKLFQECCPHSTDRVVLIGGKPDRVVECIKIILDLISESPIKGRAQPYDPNFYDETYDYGGFTMMFDDRRGRPVGFPMRGRGGFDRMPPGRGGRPMPPSRRDYDDMSPRRGPPPPPPGRGGRGGSRARNLPLPPPPPPRGGDLMSYDRRGRPGDRYDGMMMQCHVDACDDMQPPELGAVVHMEILVDPSSQHK; translated from the exons ATGGAGACTGAACAACAGGAGGAGACCTTTACCAACACAGAGACAAat GACCTGTCTACAGGCAAACGTCCTGCAGAAGATATGGAAGAAGAACAGGCCTTCAAAAGATCTCGGAATACAGATGAGATGGTTGAATTGCGCATCTTGCTTCAAAGCAAA aatGCTGGAGCAGTGATTGGAAAAGGTGGCAAAAATATTAAGGCACTTCGTACAGAT TACAATGCAAGTGTTTCAGTCCCAGACAGCAGTGGCCCCGAGCG CATCTTGAGTATAAGTGCAGATACAGAGACAATTGGAGAAATCTTGAAGAAGATTATCCCTACTTTAGAAGAG TATCAACACTACAAAGGTAGCGACTTTGACTGTGAATTAAGACTTCTAATTCACCAAAGTCTAGCAGGAGGAATTATTGGTGTCAAGGGTGCTAAAATCAAAGAACTCAGAGAG aacACACAGACCACCATTAAGCTCTTCCAAGAGTGTTGTCCTCATTCCACTGATAGAGTGGTGCTTATTGGTGGAAAACCTGATAGAGTTGTGGAATGTATCAAGATTATCTTGGATCTTATCTCTGAG TCTCCAATTAAAGGACGGGCCCAGCCTTATGATCCCAATTTCTATGATGAAACATATGACTACGGTGGCTTCACAATGATGTTTGATGATAGAAGGGGACGTCCAGTAGGCTTTCCAATGCGTGGAAGAGGAGGCTTTGATCGAATGCCTCCTGGTCGTGGTGGACGACCTATGCCTCCATCAAGAAGAGATTATGATGATATGAGCCCTCGTAGAGGacctccaccacctccaccagGTCGTGGTGGCAGAGGTGGCAGCAGAGCTCGtaatcttcctcttcctcctccaccacctcctCGTGGCGG agATCTTATGTCTTATGACCGAAGGGGTAGACCTGGAGACCGTTATGATGGAATG